In a genomic window of Hippoglossus stenolepis isolate QCI-W04-F060 chromosome 15, HSTE1.2, whole genome shotgun sequence:
- the ompb gene encoding olfactory marker protein b: MSTELEQAFRPDTQLTEVMRLRAQSLQQRGQKRQDGERLLRPNEAVYRLDFTKQSLRFSHWTVRLPAVGHLTITATSQLWTPDLTHLMTRQLLEPAGVFWRSPGDASDAPVQCYEADSHEFGERIAELAKVRKVMYFLFAFAEGCSPETLDCSIIFTVDN; the protein is encoded by the coding sequence ATGTCCACAGAGTTGGAGCAGGCCTTCCGGCCGGACACCCAGCTGACCGAGGTGATGCGCCTGCGGGCTCAGTCTCTGCAGCAGCGAGGCCAGAAGAGGCAGGATGGCGAGCGGCTGCTGCGGCCCAACGAGGCCGTGTACCGACTGGACTTCACCAAACAGTCGCTCAGATTCTCACATTGGACGGTGCGGCTGCCGGCGGTGGGACACCTCACCATCACGGCCACCTCGCAGCTCTGGACGCCTGACCTCACCCACCTGATGACgcgtcagctgctggagcctgCTGGGGTTTTCTGGAGGTCGCCGGGTGATGCCAGCGATGCGCCCGTCCAGTGCTACGAGGCCGATTCTCACGAGTTTGGCGAGAGAATTGCAGAACTCGCCAAGGTAAGGAAAGTGATGTACTTCCTGTTTGCGTTCGCAGAAGGCTGCAGCCCAGAGACTCTCGACTGCTCCATCATCTTCACAGTGGACAATTAA